One window of the Sphaerochaeta associata genome contains the following:
- a CDS encoding ABC transporter substrate-binding protein, with amino-acid sequence MKKSSLLLLVLLLPALLFAQAAAESSMLNSDYYMATDANNRTLKLEKKPSHLLIAGKAGNMPANALFLFEEVQSMDLTLPKTDQGLGDFFAFIRPDLDQKPRISQTAGAEEIASRNSDLVLMKATHFESTAKKLDQLGIPNYTMNLESYEDWKAELSELGKLLKNTSRAQQLIQLYETRVKFITDRVASLKPQDKKTVLLLQAERSDAAYAYKIAPDSWMQTWMVETAGAIPVWKGSNKAANGWSTVSFEQIAAWNPDLVILLSYKDASDIYLKAVQTSELWSLLDAFKQGNVKASPHDMMNYIQPVASWILGLQWLAKEAYPALFADVDMEYEVQRFYQEFYNIHDRAKLDVLLDLYRTSVASNTL; translated from the coding sequence ATGAAGAAAAGTTCCCTGCTTCTGCTCGTACTGCTGCTGCCCGCTTTGCTTTTCGCACAAGCCGCCGCTGAGTCGAGCATGCTTAATTCCGACTACTACATGGCCACCGATGCCAATAACAGAACACTTAAGCTCGAAAAAAAACCGTCTCATCTCCTGATTGCCGGCAAGGCGGGAAATATGCCTGCAAATGCCCTGTTCCTGTTCGAAGAAGTACAATCGATGGATCTTACCCTTCCCAAGACCGATCAGGGTCTGGGTGACTTCTTTGCCTTCATCAGACCCGACCTTGACCAGAAACCTCGCATCAGTCAAACTGCCGGCGCCGAGGAGATAGCCAGCAGGAACAGCGACCTGGTACTCATGAAAGCAACCCATTTTGAATCCACAGCTAAAAAACTCGACCAGCTGGGCATCCCCAACTATACCATGAACCTTGAAAGTTATGAGGATTGGAAAGCAGAATTGTCTGAGTTGGGAAAACTGTTGAAGAACACCAGCCGCGCACAGCAGTTGATACAATTGTATGAGACACGGGTGAAATTCATCACCGACAGGGTTGCGTCGCTGAAGCCCCAAGACAAGAAAACCGTCCTGCTGCTGCAGGCGGAGCGTTCAGACGCCGCCTATGCATACAAGATCGCCCCGGATTCCTGGATGCAGACATGGATGGTGGAAACCGCCGGGGCGATACCTGTGTGGAAGGGTTCCAACAAAGCCGCCAACGGCTGGTCTACGGTAAGTTTTGAACAAATTGCGGCCTGGAATCCCGATCTGGTGATTCTGCTCAGTTACAAGGATGCAAGCGATATCTATCTGAAGGCCGTCCAAACATCCGAGCTTTGGTCTCTTTTGGATGCATTCAAGCAAGGAAATGTGAAAGCCAGTCCGCATGATATGATGAACTACATCCAACCGGTAGCCTCATGGATACTGGGCCTGCAATGGTTGGCAAAAGAAGCCTACCCTGCCTTGTTTGCAGACGTGGATATGGAGTATGAGGTACAACGTTTCTACCAAGAGTTCTACAATATCCATGACCGAGCGAAACTGGATGTTCTGCTAGACTTGTACCGCACATCGGTAGCATCCAATACCCTATGA